A window of Candidatus Lokiarchaeota archaeon contains these coding sequences:
- a CDS encoding DUF362 domain-containing protein: protein MHRAMSLVSVVTGERGTEPVFRAIDLIPFEDTLEPYETVLVKPNLITGHTFETGITTDPIVVEAVIMKIMDLDKKAIVVETEGGITSPDEAIVETGMMDVIERLGSEYINMGKLDDKVELEVEKPRAIEEFKVARIAVESAIITVPSMKTLSHTTITMGLKNMFGMLTTRNKYSMHKLGTNNFVYDICKTLPPTLSVIDGFFGKSGGGPWSGKPVKMETIIASVDPVAADATAARCIGVDPYTIDHVRWLYEAGMGEITDIEVVGDGIDAVYQEWELNTE, encoded by the coding sequence ATGCATAGAGCCATGTCTTTGGTGTCTGTTGTAACGGGAGAACGTGGTACTGAACCCGTATTTAGAGCAATTGACCTGATACCGTTCGAGGATACCCTTGAGCCCTATGAAACTGTCTTGGTAAAACCAAATCTGATCACAGGTCACACCTTCGAGACTGGGATAACAACTGACCCCATAGTGGTCGAAGCGGTAATCATGAAGATCATGGATCTTGACAAGAAGGCTATAGTGGTTGAAACAGAGGGTGGAATCACATCGCCAGACGAAGCGATTGTTGAGACAGGTATGATGGATGTGATTGAGCGACTCGGTTCTGAGTACATCAACATGGGCAAGCTTGACGATAAGGTTGAACTGGAGGTAGAGAAACCTCGGGCAATTGAGGAATTCAAGGTAGCCCGAATTGCAGTGGAATCAGCTATCATCACGGTACCATCCATGAAGACGCTGAGTCATACAACAATCACTATGGGACTAAAGAACATGTTCGGCATGCTCACCACACGTAACAAGTATTCCATGCACAAACTGGGCACGAACAACTTCGTCTACGATATCTGCAAAACCCTCCCCCCCACACTCAGTGTCATCGACGGGTTCTTCGGCAAGTCTGGTGGTGGTCCGTGGAGTGGCAAACCGGTGAAGATGGAAACAATCATAGCTAGTGTCGATCCGGTAGCTGCAGATGCAACGGCTGCAAGGTGCATCGGGGTCGATCCCTATACTATAGACCATGTCCGCTGGCTCTATGAGGCGGGCATGGGTGAAATCACTGATATAGAGGTTGTGGGCGATGGCATTGATGCTGTTTATCAGGAGTGGGAACTGAATACGGAGTAG
- a CDS encoding SagB/ThcOx family dehydrogenase: protein MDPISLPTPEKSGGKPLLEALQLRKTTRQISSKEIPLQVLSNLLWAAFGINREKASFGKPGRTAPSASNSQEIDLYVALKDGLYLYEAFPHRLAPVTDGDFRTLSIYRGASRLTKHAPVNIFYIADLTCYDTGPDQPDPHIGEPEVQKSYYYTDTGFIAQNVNLFAASEGLAAWFHNCDRDRIRAKFDLRPTQRVLFAQTVGYPP from the coding sequence ATGGATCCAATCAGCTTACCCACGCCTGAGAAAAGCGGTGGAAAGCCCCTGCTGGAAGCCCTGCAACTCAGAAAGACCACCCGGCAAATCAGTTCGAAAGAGATCCCGCTACAGGTTCTGTCGAATCTCCTCTGGGCGGCTTTTGGAATCAATCGTGAGAAGGCGTCCTTTGGCAAGCCCGGTCGTACTGCTCCATCAGCAAGTAACTCACAGGAAATCGACCTCTATGTCGCTTTGAAGGACGGTCTCTATCTGTACGAGGCATTCCCTCATCGGCTTGCTCCTGTTACCGATGGGGACTTTCGCACATTGTCCATCTACCGTGGAGCATCAAGGCTAACAAAGCATGCCCCGGTGAACATTTTCTATATCGCAGACCTTACATGTTATGATACTGGACCTGACCAACCTGACCCCCATATTGGAGAACCCGAAGTTCAGAAATCGTATTATTATACGGATACGGGATTCATCGCACAGAACGTCAATCTCTTTGCCGCTTCAGAAGGATTAGCCGCATGGTTTCACAACTGTGACAGAGATAGGATTAGAGCCAAATTCGATTTGCGTCCTACTCAGCGAGTCCTTTTCGCACAGACAGTAGGGTACCCCCCATGA
- a CDS encoding amidohydrolase, whose product MIEVSDKVWEFAELGLQEFKSAALIADTLEEYGFEVNRKVAGMPTAFVASYGNGEPVIGIMGEYDALPGLSQKPVTHEEPIKEGAPGHGCGHNIHGVSGMAAAIAVKTVMEKDGIDGTVKFFGCPAEENYSGKMFMVRDGLFDDVDAALSHHPGAMNWAGVGSSLAVNSVKFHFHGFSTHAAASPDRGRSALDAVELMNAGVNYMREHVVQEARIHYVIEKGGMQPNVVPAYARTWFYVRAPEREQVDHIYDWVLKIADGADLMARTTHEVEFLEGTYNVLPNKKLSEIVTANMRDIGAPEYTDEEMKFAKELSDTISKEEKRAALRQTKRPGWEDLMDVLMDRSIPDPWDEGMVMPGSTDVADVSWVTPTMEFNTATWVLGIPGHSWQNVALNGMSIGHKSLIFSAKVIAASALDLITKPGLLEKAHEEFEERKHGREYEPAVPDDLKPPLETAKEAAEAAR is encoded by the coding sequence ATGATTGAAGTCAGTGACAAGGTCTGGGAATTTGCTGAGCTCGGACTTCAAGAATTCAAGTCAGCAGCCCTGATTGCTGATACATTGGAGGAATATGGATTCGAGGTTAATCGTAAGGTTGCCGGCATGCCAACAGCATTTGTGGCGTCATATGGAAATGGGGAACCCGTAATCGGTATAATGGGAGAATATGATGCATTACCCGGGCTCTCCCAGAAACCAGTAACCCACGAGGAGCCGATTAAGGAGGGGGCACCAGGACACGGGTGTGGTCATAATATCCATGGGGTATCGGGAATGGCAGCAGCTATCGCAGTCAAAACCGTCATGGAAAAGGATGGTATCGATGGCACAGTCAAATTCTTTGGTTGCCCAGCAGAGGAGAACTACAGTGGCAAGATGTTCATGGTAAGAGATGGACTGTTCGATGATGTTGATGCTGCGCTTAGTCATCACCCAGGGGCTATGAACTGGGCCGGAGTAGGAAGCTCACTTGCGGTGAATTCGGTGAAATTCCACTTCCATGGTTTTTCAACACATGCAGCTGCCTCACCAGATCGAGGGCGAAGCGCCTTGGATGCCGTTGAACTCATGAACGCCGGTGTCAACTACATGCGAGAACATGTGGTACAGGAAGCACGTATCCACTATGTCATTGAGAAAGGGGGCATGCAGCCTAATGTTGTACCCGCCTATGCTCGGACATGGTTCTATGTGCGAGCTCCCGAGCGTGAGCAAGTAGACCATATCTATGATTGGGTCTTGAAAATAGCAGACGGTGCAGATTTGATGGCCCGAACAACCCATGAGGTTGAATTCCTAGAAGGTACTTACAATGTGCTGCCAAACAAGAAGCTCAGTGAGATAGTCACAGCAAACATGAGAGATATTGGGGCTCCGGAGTATACAGATGAGGAGATGAAATTTGCAAAGGAACTCTCAGACACCATCTCGAAGGAAGAGAAGAGGGCAGCGTTGAGACAGACCAAGCGGCCCGGCTGGGAGGACCTGATGGATGTACTGATGGATAGATCTATACCGGACCCATGGGATGAAGGCATGGTCATGCCAGGATCCACTGATGTTGCAGACGTAAGCTGGGTAACACCTACGATGGAGTTCAATACAGCAACATGGGTGCTTGGCATTCCAGGTCATTCCTGGCAGAACGTGGCGCTCAACGGGATGAGTATCGGTCACAAGTCCTTGATTTTCTCTGCCAAAGTAATCGCTGCTTCGGCACTTGACCTAATCACGAAGCCGGGATTATTGGAGAAGGCACATGAGGAGTTTGAAGAGAGGAAGCATGGCCGAGAATACGAACCAGCGGTACCCGACGACCTCAAGCCACCCTTGGAAACAGCAAAGGAGGCCGCAGAAGCGGCCAGATAA
- a CDS encoding MarR family transcriptional regulator → MYDRSSAQRPKFRDYAVEVTNMSEKAQIATVGKHETGRLEFVLYRTQSDKLIMLHTETTQKQAKNIKEKVERRLPVELVDVEPWDYHDVLGKALDVAYRNRDCDLRFNPSLGTRVMTSALIMAAMFTNSLVYLVKEQNGKPVDVVEVLPIRRTMLTQPKKNILKKLLSEGDCVPSQRELGSRTSLAASTISGHVRDLEDAGYIRRSKGAEGNVICITDLGRIVLRVAQHWKEL, encoded by the coding sequence ATGTATGACCGTAGTTCGGCTCAGCGGCCGAAGTTCAGAGACTATGCAGTAGAGGTTACTAACATGTCAGAGAAAGCGCAGATTGCCACAGTTGGAAAACACGAGACCGGAAGGCTGGAATTTGTTCTATACCGGACGCAATCGGACAAACTGATTATGCTCCATACTGAAACAACACAGAAGCAAGCAAAGAACATCAAAGAGAAGGTGGAGAGGCGCCTCCCGGTAGAGCTCGTAGACGTTGAACCATGGGACTACCATGATGTCTTAGGGAAGGCTCTGGATGTCGCTTACAGGAATCGGGATTGTGATCTGCGGTTCAATCCGTCTCTTGGAACAAGGGTCATGACTTCTGCCCTGATTATGGCAGCAATGTTCACGAATTCACTAGTGTATCTCGTTAAGGAACAAAACGGAAAACCGGTGGATGTTGTAGAGGTGCTACCCATAAGACGCACCATGTTAACCCAACCAAAGAAGAATATTCTAAAGAAGCTGTTATCAGAAGGGGACTGTGTTCCGAGTCAGAGAGAACTCGGTTCACGGACAAGCTTGGCTGCATCCACTATAAGCGGACATGTCAGAGATCTCGAAGATGCGGGATACATCAGGCGCTCCAAGGGGGCGGAAGGGAATGTGATTTGCATTACCGATCTGGGTAGAATCGTGCTAAGGGTGGCTCAACATTGGAAGGAGCTGTGA